Proteins encoded in a region of the Lepidochelys kempii isolate rLepKem1 chromosome 22, rLepKem1.hap2, whole genome shotgun sequence genome:
- the GLB1L2 gene encoding beta-galactosidase-1-like protein 2 isoform X3 — MGGCCGRRRRRLGALLLLLLLLGGLLLRRFNWSSLVPLQLWGRTLGLQAEDSEFRLEGMPFRIFGGSMHYFRVPKEYWRDRMVKMKTCGLNTLTTYVPWNLHEAASGKFDFSGNLDLEAFLTLAAEVGLWVILRPGPYICSEWELGGLPSWLLQDPDMQLRTTYKGFTEAVDAYFDHLMARVVPLQYKKGGPIIAVQVENEYGSYAKDPQYLTYIKTALLDRGIVELLMTSDNKDGLSSGYVEGALATVNFQKVDSSFLVYLDTVQQNKPKMVMEYWTGWFDSWGGPHNVFDADDMVNSVAEVLKTGASINLYMFHGGTNFGFMNGALDFDEYKPDVTSYDYDAVLTEAGDYTSKFFRLRQLFTKIIGQPLPLPPMITDKASYGAVLLPQYVSLWEVLLSIVEPIKSEFPVNMENLPVNDGNGQAYGYTLYETVISGGGQLHSRDNVRDRAQVFVNTVFVGFLDYNTVELSIPEGQA; from the exons ATGGGGGGCTGCTGCGGGCGGAGGCGGCGCCGGCTGGGCGCGttactgctcctgctgctgctgctcgggGGGCTGCTGCTCCGCAG GTTTAACTGGAGCAGTCTGGTCCCCCTGCAGCTGTGGGGCAGAACACTGGGCCTGCAGGCGGAGGATTCTGAGTTCCGCCTTGAAGGCATGCCCTTCCGCATCTTCGGGGGCTCCATGCACTATTTCCGAGTCCCCAAGGAATACTGGAGAGATCGCATGGTTAAGATGAAGACATGTGGCTTGAACACCCTCACCAC GTATGTGCCGTGGAACCTTCACGAAGCAGCGAGTGGGAAGTTTGATTTCAGCGGAAACCTGGATCTAGA GGCCTTCCTTACCTTGGCAGCTGAAGTTGGACTGTGGGTGATTCTGCGTCCGGGACCCTATATCTGCTCTGAATGGGAACTTGGTGGTCTTCCCAG CTGGCTACTCCAAGATCCTGACATGCAACTGAGAACAACCTACAAGGGCTTCACGGAGGCCGTGGATGCTTATTTTGATCACTTGATGGCCAGAGTGGTCCCTCTTCAG TACAAGAAAGGGGGCCCCATCATCGCGGTGCAGGTGGAGAATGAATATGGTTCCTACGCCAAAGACCCTCAGTACCTGACCTACATTAAAACG gCCCTGTTAGACAGAGGGATTGTGGAACTGTTAATGACTTCTGACAACAAGGATGGACTCTCCTCTGGCTACGTAGAAGGAG CTTTGGCCACTGTTAACTTTCAGAAGGTGGATTCCAGCTTCCTGGTCTATCTTGACACAGTACAG CAAAATAAGCCGAAGATGGTGATGGAGTATTGGACTGGATGGTTTGATAGCTGGGGCGGCCCTCATAATGTCTTTGATGCAGATG ATATGGTGAATTCTGTAGCAGAAGTCCTTAAAACAGGAGCATCCATCAACCTCTACATGTTCCATGGGGGCACCAACTTTGGCTTCATGAATGGTGCTTTGGATTTTGATGAGTACAAGCCAGATGTCACAAGTTATG ACTATGACGCTGTGCTGACAGAGGCTGGAGACTACACATCCAAGTTCTTCAGACTCCGTCAACTCTTCACCAAGATCATAG GGcagcctctgcccctccctcctaTGATCACAGACAAAGCATCATATGGCGCAGTCCTGCTGCCGCAGTATGTCTCTCTGTGGGAGGTGCTGCTATCTATTGTAGAG CCCATTAAGTCAGAGTTCCCGGTTAACATGGAGAACCTGCCAGTGAATGATGGCAACGGGCAGGCCTATGGGTATACGCTCTACGAGACGGTCATATCCGGCGGAGGACAGCTGCATTCCAGGGACAACGTCCGGGACCGAGCACAG